The Deltaproteobacteria bacterium genomic sequence GCGGCGAGATCGACGCCGACATCGAGCACTACCTCACGACCAGCGAGCAGATCGAGAGCGCGATGGGCTGCGACGCGGTGCTCGGCGACGACGGCACGATTCGCGTGTCCGGCGGCGTGCTGGTGCAGACGATTCCGGACGCCGGCGGGCACCGCGACCTGGTCAACGAAATGTGGCGGCGCGTACGGCTCGACGCCGTGTTCGACACGCTCAAGGCGTCGCCCGACGCCGACGCCGAGGCGCTGGCCCGCGCGGTGCTCGGCGAGTTCGCCGGCGAGCTCGAGGTGCTCGCGCGCCAGCCGGTGCAGTTTTTCTGCGGCTGCTCGCGCGAGCGCGTACACGAGTCGCTCGCCCTGCTCGAACTCGACGAACTCGACGCGATGATCGCCGAGGACCACGGCGCCGAGGTCACGTGCGACTTCTGCCGCGAGCGCTACCAGGTGTCCGAGGCGGAGTTGCGGCAGATCCGGGAGGAGGCCGCCGCCCGGCCCCGCGGGTAGCCGGGGAGTCGCGTCATGCCGTCGCCGGAGCCGATCGGAGACCGCGGCGCGCGCGCCCTGTGGCGCCGGTACCGGCGGGCGCTGTGGCCCGAGCTTCGCTACGGCGCGGTGGCGGTCACCGGTGCGGCGGCCGTCGGGGTGGTGCTCGCGGTCGGGGCGCTGGTGCGCGCGTGCTGACGGCCGGCGGCCGCCGGTCGCCGGTTTCCGAATCGCATTCGGCGCGGGCACTTGGTGTACAGTCGGCGCCCGATGCCCGCCGAAACCGTCGAAATCAAGTATCCGTCCGTCGCCAAGATGTTCGTCGATCGCGCCAGCGACACGCCGAACGCGGAGGCGTATCGGTTTCCGGCCGACGGAACGTGGCGGTCCCTGACCTGGCTCGACGCGCTCGACCGCGTGCGCGCCATCTCCGGCGGGCTGCGCGCGTTCGGGTTGACCGCGGAGCAGCGCGTCGGCGTGCTGTCGAGCACGCGCTACGAGTGGATCCTCGCCGACCTGGGCGTGCTGTGCGCCGGCGGCGCGACGACGACCGTGTATCCGTCGAACACGGCCGAGGAGTGCGCCTACATCCTGTCGGACTCGGACGCGGTCATGGTGTTCGCCGAGGACGACGACCAGATCGCGAAGCTGCGCGCACAGCGCGACAACTTGCCCAAGGTCGCCAAGGTCGTCACGTTCGACGGCACCCCGGACGGAGACTGGGTCATCTCGCTGGCCGAACTGGAGGACCGCGGCCGCCGCGCGCACGACGCCTCGCCCGCCGAGTTCGACCGGGTGGTCGACGGCGTCAAGCCGGAGGATCTCGCGACGCTGATCTACACGTCCGGCACGACGGGCAAGCCGAAGGGCGTTCGTCTCGTCCACGAGTGCTGGACCTACGAAGCGGAGGCGATGGCGGCGCTCGGCATCATGTCGCCGAGCGACCTGCAATACCTGTGGTTGCCGCTTTCGCACTCGTTCGGCAAGGTGCTGCAGGTCGGTCAGATCCGCATCGGGTTTCCGACCGCGGTCGATGGACGGATCGACAAGCTCGTCGACAATCTTGCCGTCGTGCGGCCGACGTTCATGGCGGCGGCGCCGCGCATCTTCGAGAAGGTCCACAACAAGGTGGTGCAGGGCGCCAAGGACGCCGGCGGCCTCAAGTACGCCATCTTCAAGTGGGCGGTGGGCGTCGGCCGCCGCGTGTCGAAGCTGCGCCAGCAGGGCCGCGAGCCGACCGGGCTGTTGGCGCTCCAGTTCCGCATCGCCGACAAGCTGGTGTTCTCCAAGCTCAAGGCGCGGTTCGGCGGCCGCGTGCGGTTCTTCATCTCCGGTAGCGCGCCGCTGTCGAAGGACATCGCCGAGTTCTTCCACGCGGCCGACATCCTCATCCTCGAGGGCTACGGCCTCACCGAGACGAGCGCCGCCAGCTTCGTCAATCGGCCCGACAAGTTCCGCTTTGGCACGGTGGGCTTCCCGCTGCCCGGTACGGAGTTTCAGCTCGCGCCGGAGGACAGCGAGATCTGGATCCGGTCGCCGGGGGTGATGCGCGGCTACCACAACTTGCCCGAGCAGACCGCCGAGGTGCTCACCGAGGACGGCTGGCTCAAGACCGGCGACATCGGCGAGGTCGACGCCGATCGATTCCTCAAGATCACCGATCGCAAAAAAGATCTGATCAAGACGTCGGGCGGCAAGTACGTGGCGCCGCAGCTCATCGAGAGCAAGCTCAAGTCGCTGTGCCCCTACGTCAGCCAGGTGATCGTCCACGGCGACAAGCGAAAGTACGTGACCGCGCTCGTCACGCTGGACGACGAGAACATCCGCAACTGGGCGCGCGGCGTCGGCCTCGGGGACGCCACGCTCGAGGAGCTGGCCGCCAGCGACCAGGTGCGGCAGCTGCTGCAGCCGTACTTCGACGAACTCAACGCGGGGCTGGCGCGCTACGAGACGGTCAAGAAGTTCGCGATCCTGCCGCGCGACCTGTCGGTCGAGGAGGGCGAACTCACGCCGAGCCTCAAGGTCAAGCGCAAGGCCGTCGAACAGCGCTACATGCATCTTCTCGATGCGCTGTACGACGAGGCGACCGTGTCGTTGTAGGGCGCGCCGGTCGCCGCGGTCACGGCGCGCGAAACAGCGGCGGACCGAGCGACGGCGGGTAGGGCGACTGCGAGATCGCCTCGGCGCGGCCGTCGGGGTCGCGCCATATGCGCACCCGCTCGATTCGATTGCCGGCGCGGCGGAACTCGAACAGGTCGCGCACGAACGACTGCCCGTCGCGGCGCGCGGGCACCAGCGGCACCGGCGGCGCGCCGTCGAGCGATGCGGTGAGCCCGCCGCCGGCGCCGGCGGCGATGACGATCTCGGCGCCGCCGAGCGGATCGCGATAGCGGCCGACCAGCGCCGCCGGATCGGCTGGAGCGGGCGGCGTCGCGTCGACCGCGCGCCGCCGCCCGAGGAACACGCGGATCGCCTCGTCGGCGATCGCGCCGGGGTCGCCGTAGCTCGCGTTCTCGAACACGACCACCGCAAACCGGTCGTGCGGGACGATGCGCACCGCATAGGCGGAGCCGAACGCGGCGACGTCGGCGCTCGCGACGTCCACCTCGCCGTCGAACGGCCCGCGCACGAACCCGCCGCGGGTCGCGCGCTCGGGCGGGTAGAACGCGTCGGCCACGCCATCGGTCAACGGGTGGTCGCCGTCCGCCAGCGGTGCGAGCAGTCGCGCGGCGTCGAGGATGCTCACCAGCGGCGCGCGGTACGGTTCGGACGGCGGACACGCGCGCAGCTCGGCCGGGAGCGTTCGCACTTCGTCGCCGGCCAGGACGTGGCCGAACGCGAAGTCCCCCTTGGCGGCGGCGACGCGGTCGTAGGTCGCGTCCAGGCCGAGCGGATCGACGACGAGCGCGCGCACGCGAGCGTGCAGGTCGGAGCCGAGCGCGGTCGCCGCGAGCGTCGTGTGCAGCAGCAGTTCGAGGTGGATGCGCCCGGGCGGCGACCACAGCGGGACCTCGCGGTGCGCCGCGAAGAACGCGTCGAGGTCGTCGCAGGCGCGCGTGTGGTTGAGCGAGTAGCCGGCGGTGTTCAGCAGCGCGTGGTCGACGGTCACCTCTCCGGAGTCGTATGGGCCGGCGGCGGCGAACGCGGGCATCCAGTCGGCGATGCGATCGTCGTAGGCGGCGTCCCCGGCGGCGACCGCGGCGGCGACCGCGGCGGCGGTGACGTGGCGCGAAAATGCGGTGTCGAACCGCGTGTCGACGGTGACCGGCGAGCAGCGCCCGGCCTCGCGCGACCCGACTGCGCCGGCGTGCGCGACGGCGCCGTCGCGGGCGATCGCGATCGCGGCGCCGGGTACGCGGCTGGCCTCGATCGACGCGCGCGCGAACGCGAGGACCGCCGCGAACGCCGGATCGGCCGCGCGGGTGCCGCCGCACGCCGCGTCGCCGCCGGCGTCGACGCCAGACAGATCGCGCGGGACGCCGGAACACGCGGCCGCCGCCGCGAGCAGCGCGGCGACGGCGCCGGTCGCCCGGGCGGGACCGCGATCGCGTCGCACCGGACGGCGGTGCCACGCGGGCCGGGCCGGGGCGCGGGGACCGCGGCGCGGCACGGGCAAGCGCGCGGCGCGCAGGCCGGCCATCACGGGGTCACCGCGATCACGACGGGCAGGTGGTCGCTCACCGCGTCGCGGTAGCCGACGAGTTCGTCGGCCAGCGGCGGGACGTCGATGGTGTCGGCGGCGACCGATGCGGCGAGGTCGGCCGTGGCGACCGCGTGGTCGATCATCGCCCCCGACGGCAAGAACGTCTCCGCGCCCGACTGCGCCAGCCCGTCGGTCAGCACGACGTAGTGGTCGGCTGCATCGAAAAACGGGGCGAACACCGCGCGCCCGGCGTCGCTGGTGACGACCTCGTTGAAGTCGCCGACGACGACGACCTCCGGGTCCGGGTCCATCGCGACCTCGGCTTCGATCAGCGCGACCGCCGCCGCGCGGCGGGAGCGATCGTCGGCGTCGAAGCCGGCTTTGAGATGGACCGCGACGGCGCGGAAGTCCAGAGACGAACCTGCGATGGACACTTCCACCGCGAGCGGCGGGCGCGGCAGCTCGTAGCCGTGGTCGGACAGCAGCAGGCGCACGTCGTCCACCGACACCACATCGCGCCGGTACACGATCCCGATCTTTTGGTAGCTACCGTCGGAGTAGGTGTGCGGCGACAGGACGCCGTCGTAGCCGCGCAGGCGAGCGACCAACTCGTCGAACGCGTCGACGCTGGCGATCTCCTGGAGCGCGACGACGTCGAGGTCGAGCGACGCGATCAGGTCGGCCACCAGCCTCGGGGTCTGCGGCGTCTTCGGAAAGTTCTCGACGTTCCACGTCGCGACGTCGATCGCGGACGCCGTACCGACCGCCGGTACCAGGTCGGTGCGCGGCGGCGGGTACGGCGGTACCGCGTCGGCGCCGGCGGCGGCATCGACGGCGGCCGAGCGCGGGCTACAGCCGGCGGCGAACCCCGCGAGTCCGGCAATCGCCGCGGCACACCAGGCTCTCATCGGCACGAGCGTAGCAGGTGCGCGGCGCTCGCGCGCAGTCGCGCATGCCGCGCGCGCGGGAAGATCCCCACGGCGCATCGAGTTGTCGCCGGCGCGCACGGTGCAGGTGCGCCGGCGCGGCGCGCCGCCGCCGGGTGCACGTCAGAACGTGTACTGCAGCCCGACCGCCAGCAGCGCGACCGTCTGATTGTACGTCCCGGCGCCGTCCGCGTTGCGGCTCGGCGGCTGTGGCGCGATCGCCTTGCCGTCGCTGTCGCGTGGCCGCGGCGGCGCGGTGCGCTCGAAATAGGCCACGGCCGTCGCGGATATGCTCAGCGCGAGCGCGTCGCCGAGCCACGCGTGGCGCACGCCGAGCGTGCCGATGATCTTGTTCATGTCCATCAGCGCCGGATCGATCGTCTCGTCCGGCACGGCGTTGCTGTCGAAGCCGATCCCGGCGAACGTCTCGAATGCGGGGGCCAGCCAATACGACGCGCCCGCGCGCACGCCGAACGAGTCGTGGTAGTCGCGCGGGACGTTGACGATGATGCCCGAGCCGCCGGCCGCCGTGTCCACCGAGCCGTCCGGGTTGAGCGCGCACTTGCGGTTTTCGTCCGCGAGGTCGAGCAGGCACTGCTTGTCGAACACGCTCCACCGCTGGTAGTCGCCCGCGAGCCGCAACTCGACGTCCGGCGCGGCGCGCCAGCGGACGCCGGCGCGGACGATGTCGGGCAGGCTGTGGCGGAGTTCCACGTCGCTCTCGGTGACCGGGCCGTTGCCGAACTTGTTGACCAGGGTCCCCTCGAGGCCGTGTTCGCCGAAGCCGGGCTGGCTCTGGTACGACACGCCGATCGCGAGCGCGTCGGTCGGCTGCCACAACACGCCGGCGCCGATGGACGCCGTCGTGCCCGACACGTCGACCAGCGTGCGGCCCTCGACGATGCTGCCGTCGGCGGCGACCAGGTCGTCGGTGCCGAACACGTTGCGTGCGCGGACCGTCTCGATCGCCTCGCGGACGAGGTTGAGGCCGGCGCCGACGCTCACGCCCGCCCGCTCGAACCGGTACGCGCCGGCGAGGGTCACGTACAGGGCGGTTTGCGTGCCGTCGATGCTCGCCCAGCGCTGGACGCCGTCGACCGCCCCCGGGTATTGCGCGTTGCCCTCGAAGCCGTCGTTCTTGTCCCAGGTCGCGCTGCCGCCAAACGGGACGTACGCGCCGAGTCCGACGCCCAGGTTGCGCACGCCGAAATCGGACACGATGCCGACGAACGGCGACACGAGGGCGTTTTGCAGCGTGGCGCGGCCCGCGTTGGCGGCCGTCGCCTCGTCCGGCGTGCCGGTGCCGGGGTTGTCGATCGCTCCCTCCGGGCGGTCGTAGGTCACGGTGCGGTACGCGAACAGCCCTTCGACGTACAGGCGCGTCCCGCTGCCGAGCGCCAACCCGGCCGGGTTGTAGTACAGCGCGGTCGGATGGTCCGTGGCCGGGTGGCCGTGCTCGGAGCCGAACCGCGCGCTCGCGAACCCGCCCGCGACGGCGGCCGACGGCGCCGCAGCGAGTGCAATCCCGACGAGGCAGTGACGAACGATGCGAATAAGTCGTGTCATAGTGCGTCTCGATCCACGTGAGCCGGGGAGCGTGCGCGTGCCCGCTGCACGGGGGACTTCCAGTTACGGGACGATACGTCGACGTGGTATGCGCAATCAAACTGTATTTTTGAGCAAATACTGAAAAAAATGTGGGGCAAACCACTAATGGATGCATCGGCATCCATTTCGGTCACGACGTTCCCTGTTTTGGCCGACGCCCCGGGCAAGACCGCGTACCGCGCGGGCGATCTCTTCGGTTGGCCCGCCGGCCCAGCTCGATGCGGTAGATTGCACGCGGCCGCGTCCCGCGCGCGCCGCCTGACGACGAGGAAGGAACCCCGATGAGCCACAGCCGACTTGCGTGGGCGGCCGCCGCGTGCGCCGCCGCCGTCATCGCCGCCGCGCCTGCACGCGCGGACCAGACCCCGTCGAGCACGATCGCGCAGATCATGGTGCTCGAGCGATCGGACAGCCGCTACCGCGAGTTTCACGGCGCGGTGTGGTTGCAGGTGGACAAGGCGACGTACAACTACCGTTGGGGCGGGCGCCACTGCAACGGCGCGGACCTGTCCGATGCGAGCCTGCGGATGCTGTTCGACGCGTTCCGCGAGCGCTACGTCGTGAGTCTCGACTACACGATCGTGCGCACGAAGGCGCATACCGCCCGCTGCATCACCGGCTTTACCGTCACGCGCTGACGGCGCGGGGGCGCGACCGGCCGGTGCGCGGCCGCTCCCTCGGAACGGAGGGGCCGCTGCCGGCGGTGGCCACAGTCGCGACACGGGGGACCGCGATGAGCCGTGCGGTCCGCTGGTGTGCGATCTCCGCTCTGGCGCGGGGCGCGGCGGCGTGTGGCGCATCGCCGGCCGGCGCGCCCGACTGGTGCCAGCCCGCGCCCGGTCTCGCGCGCGGCGCGCGGGGACACGCGTTCGCGGGCGGTCTCGCGCGCGGCGCACGGGGACACGCGTTCGCGGGCGGTCTCGCGCGCGGCGCGCGGGGACACGGGCCGCGGCGGTCTCGCGCGCGGCGCGCGGACATTCGCGCCGCGGCGGTCACGCGTCGCCGGCGACCGCCGCCAGGATCGGCTCGCCGTAGCGGTCGAGCTTGGCGGGGCCGATGCCGTGGACGCGCGCGAGTTCGTCGCGGGTACGCGGCCGGGCGCGCGCGATCGCGTCGAGGGTGCGGTCGTTGAACACGACGTAGGCGGGCACGGCCTGTTCGCGGGCGAGCCGGCTGCGAAGTTGGCGCAGGCGATTCACGAGGTCGGCGTCGACCGGCGGCGCGTGCGGGTCGGCCGCGGGCGCGGCGGCCGGCGCGCGCCGCCGCCGCGCGGGGGCGGCGGGCAGGCAGGCGACGCCGTCGAGTTCCGCGTCGTCGGCCAGCGCGCGCCGGCCGCGCGCCGTGATCGACACGGTCGGGTAGTCGCCCGCGGACACGGCCACGAGGCCGGCCGCCTCGACGGCGCGCAGCAGGTCGAGGACGCGGCCGGTGGCGACGCCGCGCAGCGCACCGCGCTCGGGTAGGCCTTGCAGGCGCGCGTCGTCGTCGGTGCCGTTGGCCACTTCGGCGATGCGCCGGCGCCCGAACCGGCCGCGCAACGCCGCGACGACGCCGAGCAGCGCGCGCGCCTGCTCGCGCTCGACGTCGGCCAGCGGGCGTGCGGCGCCGAGCCCCTTGCAGTTGTCACACGCGCGGCAGGTCTTTCCCGGGTCGGCCCAGTCCGCGTCGCCGAAGTAATCGAGCATGAACCGGCGGCGGCAGCCGGCCGCGTAGCCGTACTCGACCATCGTGCGCAGCTTCGCGCGCTCGACGTCGGCGCGGCGGCCGAGCGCGTCGACGTCCAGCGGCGCAAACGCGCCGCCGAGTTCCTGTGGCCGCACCGCGCGCACG encodes the following:
- a CDS encoding long-chain fatty acid--CoA ligase, which encodes MFVDRASDTPNAEAYRFPADGTWRSLTWLDALDRVRAISGGLRAFGLTAEQRVGVLSSTRYEWILADLGVLCAGGATTTVYPSNTAEECAYILSDSDAVMVFAEDDDQIAKLRAQRDNLPKVAKVVTFDGTPDGDWVISLAELEDRGRRAHDASPAEFDRVVDGVKPEDLATLIYTSGTTGKPKGVRLVHECWTYEAEAMAALGIMSPSDLQYLWLPLSHSFGKVLQVGQIRIGFPTAVDGRIDKLVDNLAVVRPTFMAAAPRIFEKVHNKVVQGAKDAGGLKYAIFKWAVGVGRRVSKLRQQGREPTGLLALQFRIADKLVFSKLKARFGGRVRFFISGSAPLSKDIAEFFHAADILILEGYGLTETSAASFVNRPDKFRFGTVGFPLPGTEFQLAPEDSEIWIRSPGVMRGYHNLPEQTAEVLTEDGWLKTGDIGEVDADRFLKITDRKKDLIKTSGGKYVAPQLIESKLKSLCPYVSQVIVHGDKRKYVTALVTLDDENIRNWARGVGLGDATLEELAASDQVRQLLQPYFDELNAGLARYETVKKFAILPRDLSVEEGELTPSLKVKRKAVEQRYMHLLDALYDEATVSL
- the hslO gene encoding Hsp33 family molecular chaperone HslO, producing MNGGVGDHIIRCLLRDRPIRVVAAITTGVAREAARRHQVAAGAQVALARATTAGLLLATLTKDRERVTIQLLGDGPLGGVIVDANGDGQVRAYLKNPAAVIPARPGERVRLVSGVGRNGVVNVMRDLGLKHRVQGQAPILSGEIDADIEHYLTTSEQIESAMGCDAVLGDDGTIRVSGGVLVQTIPDAGGHRDLVNEMWRRVRLDAVFDTLKASPDADAEALARAVLGEFAGELEVLARQPVQFFCGCSRERVHESLALLELDELDAMIAEDHGAEVTCDFCRERYQVSEAELRQIREEAAARPRG